One region of Physeter macrocephalus isolate SW-GA unplaced genomic scaffold, ASM283717v5 random_25, whole genome shotgun sequence genomic DNA includes:
- the HNRNPUL2 gene encoding heterogeneous nuclear ribonucleoprotein U-like protein 2 — protein sequence MEVKRLKVTELRSELQRRGLDSRGLKVDLAQRLQEALDAEMLEDEAGGGGAGPGGACKAEPRPVAASGGGPGGDEEEDEEEEEEEDEEALLEDEDEEPPPAQASGQAAQPPPEPPEAAAVEAAAEPDASEKPAEEATAESGGVNGGEEQGTGKGEEDEPEDRSGDETPGSEAPGDKAAEEQGDDQDSEKSKPAGSDGERRGVKRQRDEKDEHGRAYYEFREEAYHSRSKSPPPPEEEAKDEEEDQTLVNLDTYTSDLHFQVSKDRYGGQPLFSEKFPTLWSGARSTYGVTKGKVCFEAKVTQNLPMKEGCTEVSLLRVGWSVDFSHPQLGEDEFSYGFDGRGLKAENGQFEEFGQTFGENDVIGCFANFEAEEVELSFSKNGEDLGVAFRINKESLADRALLPHVLCKNCVVELNFGQKEEPFFPPPEEFVFIHAVPVEERVRTAVPPKTIEECEVILMVGLPGSGKTQWALKYAKENPEKRYNVLGAETVLNQMRMKGLEEPQMDPKSRDLLVQQASQCLSKLVQIASRTKRNFILDQCNVYNSGQRRKLLLFKTFSRKVVVVVPNEEDWKKRLELRKEVEGDDVPESIMLEMKANFSLPEKCDYMDEVTYGELEKEEAQPIVTKYKEEARKLLPPSEKRTNRRNNRNKRNRQNRSRGQGYVGGQRRGYDNRAYGQQYWGQSGNRGGYRNFYDRYRGDYDRFYGRDYEYNRYRDYYRQYSRDWQNYYYHHPQDRDRYYRNYYGYQGYR from the exons atGGAGGTGAAGCGGCTGAAAGTGACCGAGCTGCGGTCGGAGCTGCAGCGGCGCGGCCTGGACTCGCGCGGCCTCAAGGTGGATCTGGCGCAGCGGCTGCAGGAGGCGCTGGACGCCGAGATGCTCGAGGACGAGGCCGGCGGTGGCGGGGCCGGGCCCGGCGGGGCCTGCAAGGCGGAGCCTCGGCCTGTGGCCGCGTCGGGCGGCGGCCCGGGCGGGGACGAGGAGGAGgacgaagaggaggaggaggaggaggacgaggaggcgCTGCTTGAGGACGAAGACGAAGAGccaccccctgcccaggcctCGGGCCAGGCCGCACAGCCGCCGCCGGAGCCCCCGGAGGCGGCAGCCGTGGAGGCCGCGGCCGAGCCCGATGCTTCCGAGAAACCGGCGGAGGAGGCCACAGCCGAGTCAGGTGGGGTGAACGGTGGCGAAGAGCAGGGCACCGGCAAGGGGGAGGAAGATGAGCCGGAGGATCGGAGCGGAGACGAGACGCCGGGATCTGAGGCGCCGGGTGACAAGGCCGCAGAGGAACAGG GAGATGACCAAGATAGTGAAAAGTCAAAACCAGCAGGCTCAGATGGTGAGCGGCGGGGGGTAAAGAGACAGCGGGATGAGAAGGATGAACATGGCCGAGCTTACTATGAATTCCGAGAGGAGGCTTACCACAGCCG TTCAAAGTCTCCACCACCCCCGGAAGAAGAGGcaaaagatgaggaagaggatCAGACTCTTGTGAACCTGGACACGT ATACCTCGGATCTCCATTTTCAAGTGAGCAAAGACCGCTATGGAGGGCAGCCACTTTTCTCAGAGAAGTTCCCCACCCTTTGGTCTGGGGCAAGAAGTACTTACGGAGTGACAAAGGGGAAAGTCTGCTTTGAGGCCAAG GTAACCCAGAATCTCCCAATGAAAGAAGGCTGCACAGAGGTTTCTCTCCTTCGAGTTGGATGGTCTGTTGATTTTTCCCATCCACAGCTTG GTGAGGATGAATTCTCTTATGGTTTCGATGGACGAGGACTCAAGGCAGAGAATGGGCAGTTTGAGGAATTCGGCCAGACTTTTGGGGAGAATGATGTCATTGGCTGCTTTGCT AATTTTGAGGCTGAAGAAGTAGAACTTTCCTTTTCCAAGAATGGAGAAGACCTTGGTGTGGCATTCCGTATCAACAAGGAATCCCTGGCTGACCGGGCCCTCCTaccccatgtcctctgcaaaaATTGTGTTGTAGAATTAAATTTTGGTCAGAAGGAGGAGCCCTTCTTCCCACCGCCAGAAGAGTTTGTGTTCATTCATGCCGTGCCTGTGGAGGAGCGCGTGCGCACTGCGGTCCCTCCCAAGACCATAGAGGAGTGTGAG GTGATCCTGATGGTGGGACTGCCTGGATCTGGAAAGACCCAGTGGGCACTGAAATACGCAAAAGAAAACCCTGAGAAAAGATACAATGTCCTGGGAGCTGAGACTGTGCTCAATCAAATGAGG ATGAAGGGGCTCGAGGAGCCACAGATGGACCCCAAAAGCCGAGACCTTTTAGTTCAGCAAGCCTCCCAGTGCCTTAGTAAGCTGGTCCAGATTGCTTCCCGGACAAAGAGGAACTTCATTCTTGATCAG TGTAACGTGTACAACTCTGGCCAACGGCGGAAGCTATTGCTGTTTAAGACTTTCTCTCGGAAAGTGGTGGTGGTCGTCCCTAACGAGGAGGACTGGAAGAAGAGGCTGGAGCTGAGGAAGGAAGTGGAGGGAGATGATGTGCCTGAGTCTATAATGCTGGAGATGAAAG CCaacttctctctgcctgaaaaaTGCGACTATATGGATGAGGTGACATACGGGGAGCTGGAGAAGGAGGAAGCTCAGCCCATTGTCACTAAGTACAAGGAGGAGGCAAGGAAGCTGCTGCCCCCCTCCGAGAAGCGGACAAACCGCCGAAACAATCGAAACAAGCGAAACCGGCAGAACCGAAGCAGAGGCCAAGGCTACG TGGGCGGGCAGCGCCGAGGCTACGACAACCGGGCCTACGGGCAGCAGTACTGGGGGCAGTCTGGAAACAGAGGG ggTTACCGTAATTTCTACGATCGATACAGGGGAGACTACGATCGGTTCTATGGGCGAGATTATGAGTACAACAGATACAGAGACTATTACAGACAATACAGTCGGGAT TGGCAGAATTACTACTACCACCATCCCCAGGACAGAGACCGATACTACAGGAACTACTACGGTTACCAAGGGTATCGGTGA
- the TTC9C gene encoding tetratricopeptide repeat protein 9C: protein MEKRLREAQLYKEKGNQCYREGKYRDAVSGYHRALLQLRGLDPSLPSPIPNLGPQGPALTPEQENVLRTTQTDCYNNLAACLLQMEPVNYERVKEYSQKVLERQPDNAKALYRAGVAFFHLQDYDQARHYLLAAVNRQPKDASVRRYLQLTQSELSSYHRKEKQLYLGMFG from the exons ATGGAGAAGCGCCTGCGGGAGGCCCAGCTGTACAAGGAGAAAGGGAACCAATGTTATCGGGAAGGGAAGTACCGGGATGCTGTGAGTGGGTACCATCGAGCTCTGCTGCAGCTGCGGGGTCTGGATCCAAGTTTGCCCTCCCCGATACCTAATCTGGGACCTCAGGGCCCGGCCCTCACACCTGAACAAGAAAACGTACTGCGCACCACCCAGACAGACTGCTACAACAACCTAGCTG CCTGTCTTCTTCAGATGGAGCCAGTAAACTACGAACGGGTGAAAGAATACAGTCAGAAAGTCCTGGAGCGACAGCCTGATAACGCCAAGGCCTTGTATCGGGCAGGAGTGGCCTTTTTCCACCTGCAGGACTATGACCAGGCTCGGCATTACCTCCTGGCCGCTGTCAACAGGCAACCAAAAG ACGCCAGTGTCCGGCGGTACCTGCAGCTAACGCAGTCGGAACTCAGCAGCTACCATCGGAAAGAGAAGCAGCTCTACCTGGGCATGTTTGGttaa